The DNA window ccccccatggccTTCGGGCCCAGAACTCACAGATGCCCCTGGGCCTGGATGCCAACCCCGATGTGCCCGAGGGGGCCGCTCTGGGCACCCGTGTCTCACACTGACCCCCTGTGGGACACGCCTCTCCGGGCTCTGGTGCCCACTTCTGCATGGGGGGATGGAGGGCAGCTGCCCATCCGGCCCTGGTGCTCTGGGAGGAGAGAGCTCCGGCTCCCGGCCCGGCCCACATGCCCAGCATGTATTTCCTGGCCACAAGCATGTATTTCCTGGGCACGCCGTGCCCCCGTGCCAGGACGTTCACACTCTGGGACGACGGGAGGGATCCGGGTTTTCCGCGTCCTCAGAGGGCCCGCTGCGTCTCTGGGCGTCTGTCCGGCACCGGGCCCTACGGGAGGCTCTTCTGCTCGAAGAGCTGCAGGTCCAGGCGGACCCACACCTCGCCGGTGGGGACCTCGTGCAGCAGCAGCCGGCGCGTGCTCGGCCCGCGGCCCTCCTGCTCCGTCCTGATGGTGGCCACCGGGATCTCGGTCCGACCCAGGAAATCTGGCGAAGGAAGAGCGGGCCGTGGCGGCGCGTCCCGGGTGCCCCCcggcccctccccccacccccacgcGGGCCCGGCCGGTGCTCACCGTCGGGGGAGAAGTGGTCGCGGTCGAAGAGCGTCAGGCACAGCACGTCGTGCCGCAGGTCGCGGATGAAGAACTGGCAGTTGAAGTTCCACTTGGGGTTCAGCGTGTCCGGCAGGGTGCGGGTGCTGAAGCTCTGCGAGCCCAGGCTCACCTCGCAGTA is part of the Gracilinanus agilis isolate LMUSP501 unplaced genomic scaffold, AgileGrace unplaced_scaffold1924, whole genome shotgun sequence genome and encodes:
- the LOC123254294 gene encoding intersectin-2-like, giving the protein LGPPASPGSRGDPRGLSGLAPFWALCPPGVPFVFLTAGHFSLLPARSQKSSGIGRLMVHVIEASELKACKPNGKSNPYCEVSLGSQSFSTRTLPDTLNPKWNFNCQFFIRDLRHDVLCLTLFDRDHFSPDDFLGRTEIPVATIRTEQEGRGPSTRRLLLHEVPTGEVWVRLDLQLFEQKSLP